From Chaetodon trifascialis isolate fChaTrf1 chromosome 1, fChaTrf1.hap1, whole genome shotgun sequence, one genomic window encodes:
- the lamp1a gene encoding lysosome-associated membrane glycoprotein 1a has protein sequence MKVSHALALLFIAWFAVLGRSQAVTLEVNEGNSTCIKAELSASFAITYNTSNSTRTAQVSLPDSATVDTGSSSCGTDSSSPWLVAVFGAGHALGLSFSTNGSLYSVANLTLQYNLSDTSTFPEASSSDVVTVVSSSVGIWATVNTTYRCVSPSTFGVGGETVTFSNMRLEAYMPGNDLSPTESICMADQSSTTAPPTTASSTTTAAPAPTPPGTPERGTYSVKNSNGTTCLLAQMGLQLNVSYFSRSQNKTIQDLVNLTPSQTNSSGSCEASSATLSLTQEQTTMLNFTFTLNSTSNKYHLSAITLLANWSDMSVALLASNTSLNYLRGSLGRSYMCNAEQVLAVVPAFSLNTFRLQIQPFAVTTNQFATAEECQMDQDQMLIPIIVGAALAGLVLIVLIAYLIGRKRSHAGYQTI, from the exons ATGAAAGTCTCTCACGCTTTGGCCCTGCTCTTCATCGCCTGGTTCGCGGTGTTAG GTCGTAGTCAGGCTGTTACTCTTGAGGTGAATGAGGGGAACTCCACCTGCATTAAGGCTGAGCTTTCTGCATCATTCGCCATCACATACAACACCTCCAACAGCACG AGAACAGCGCAGGTCTCTCTGCCTGACTCTGCCACAGTCGATACAGGCAGCAGCTCATGCggcacagacagcagctcgCCGTGGCTGGTGGCGGTGTTTGGAGCTGGCCACGCACTGGGGCTGAGCTTTTCAACCAATGGAAGTCTGTACAGTGTCGCTAACCTGACGCTGCAGTACAACCTCAGCGACACGTCAACCTTCCCTGAGGCCAGCAGCTCTG ATGTGGTCACTGTGGTGTCATCTTCAGTTGGGATCTGGGCGACGGTCAACACCACCTACCGCTGTGTGAGCCCCAGCACTTTTGGAGTAGGTGGAGAAACTGTTACCTTTTCTAATATGAGGCTGGAGGCGTACATGCCAGGAAATGACCTGAGTCCAACAG AAAGCATATGTATGGCCGATCAGTCCAGTACTACAGCCCCACCTACCACTGCCAGTTCTACAACAACCGCAGCTCCAGCACCAACCCCTCCAGGAACACCGGAACGAGGCACCTACTCTGTAAAAAACAGCAACGGCACTACGTGTCTCCTGGCCCAAATGGGACTGCAGCTCAACGTCTCCTATTTTTCTCGATCTCAGAATAAG ACGATCCAAGATTTAGTAAACCTGACTCCCAGTCAGACGAATTCATCAGGATCATGTGAAGCCAGCAGTGCTACCTTGAGTTTGACACAGGAGCAAACTACCATGCTCAACTTCACCTTCACTCTG AACTCCACAAGCAACAAGTACCACCTGAGTGCGATAACTCTGCTTGCTAATTGGTCTGATATGAGTG ttGCTCTCTTAGCCAGTAACACCAGTCTCAACTATCTGCGGGGTTCGCTGGGTCGCTCCTACATGTGCAATGCAGAGCAAGTTCTGGCTGTGGTACCGGCCTTCTCCCTCAACACATTCAGACTGCAGATCCAACCCTTTGCAGTCACTACTAATCAGTTTGCTACAG cgGAGGAGTGTCAGATGGACCAGGACCAGATGCTCATCCCTATCATTGTCGGAGCAGCTCTCGCCGGCCTGGTGCTGATCGTCCTTATTGCATATCTAATaggcaggaagaggagccaCGCTGGATACCAGACCATTTGA
- the grtp1a gene encoding growth hormone-regulated TBC protein 1-A — MEKNKATNRTFNPAGVRAKDRVDRVDPYGFERSEDFDYESYEELMSEYLVVLTRRSIKWSKLLKGKSKVQKNVKLKRYVRKGIPNEHRTLIWMTASGAQDQLEKNPGYYQSLLGAQHDPKLVETICTDLNRTFPDNIQFRKTSNPCLQKALYNVLLAYGHQNPSVGYCQGMNFIAGYLLIITKDEEKSFWLMDALLGRILPDYYSPAMLGLKTDQEVLGELVKVKIPRVWQTMMDHNVMWTLVVSRWFICLYIDVLPVETVLRIWDCLFYEGSKILFRVALTLMHHNEALIQQAKSLPDVCQNFKQITQGPFVDECHTFMQKIFTEPGSLSTATLTKLRATCRARIIAEES, encoded by the exons ATGGAGAAGAACAAGGCGACCAACCGGACCTTCAACCCAGCCGGCGTACGAGCCAAAGACCGAGTGGACAG AGTGGATCCATATGGCTTTGAGCGCTCAGAGGACTTTGATTATGAGTCATATGAGGAGCTCATGTCTGAGTATCTAGTTGTCCTCACCCGCCGATCCATCAAGTGGTCCAAACTACTGAAGGGAAAAAGCAAGGTGCAGAAGAATGTAAAAT TAAAGCGTTATGTACGCAAGGGAATTCCCAATGAGCACCGGACTCTGATCTGGATGACAGCCAGCGGGGCTCAAGACCAGCTAGAGAAGAACCCAGGATACTACCAGTCCCTGCTCGGAGCCCAGCACGACCCCAAACTGGTGGAGACTATCTGCACAG ACTTGAACAGAACATTTCCAGACAACATCCAGTTCCGCAAGACGTCCAACCCGTGTCTGCAGAAAGCTCTGTACAATGTGCTGCTGGCTTATGGTCACCAAAACCCAAGTGTGGGCTACTGTCAG GGGATGAACTTCATAGCAGGGTATCTGCTTATCATCacaaaagatgaagagaaatCCTTCTGGCTGATGGATGCACTACTTGGTCGAATTTTACCAG ACTATTATAGTCCAGCCATGCTTGGGCTGAAGACGGACCAGGAGGTTTTAGGAGAACTGGTAAAAGTCAAAATCCCCAGAGTCTGGCAGACCATGATGGATCATAATGTCATGTGGACTCTGGTGGTCTCCCGGTGGTTCATCTGTCTCTACATAGACGTCTTACCCGTGGAG acTGTTCTGCGGATTTGGGATTGCCTGTTCTACGAGGGCTCTAAAATCCTGTTCCGTGTAGCTCTGACACTGATGCACCACAACGAGGCTCTGATTCAACAGGCCAAGTCGCTGCCGGACGTCTGCCAAAACTTCAAGCAGATCACCCAGGGACCATTTGTTGACGAATGTCACACTTTCATGCAG AAAATCTTCACTGAACCAGGAAGTCTCTCCACGGCAACCTTGACTAAACTGCGGGCGACGTGTCGAGCTCGCATCATCGCAGAAGAATCCTGA